From the Pomacea canaliculata isolate SZHN2017 linkage group LG4, ASM307304v1, whole genome shotgun sequence genome, one window contains:
- the LOC112561007 gene encoding alpha-tocopherol transfer protein-like, giving the protein MAKPAQGTYTCTLREEMLEKAKKELNEDPKTRLLEIKALRERVEKVPGLRSRTEDTFLLRFLRARKFDQENAYKQLIQYYQTRKENPDVFENLTPKRVQFLLEAGVDTVLQNRAPDGSRVIVFRPGKWDPDKCDMATVIGSNHLTLSKLIEEEETQVCGVTMLIDLKEVGWHQAKHISPFTAKKFTTIIQEAFPVRFKGLHYLNEPTFFDVVFAIVKQFMKEKILRRIHIHGDKMESLHQFLPADILPVDYGGKLPPLSSKQWMEKLVSCEAHFADENKFGFLDMTIPANPKTGQDATESLGGTFRRLNVD; this is encoded by the exons ATGGCAAAACCTGCTCAAGGGACGTACACCTGCACCCTCAGAGAAGAGATGTTGGAAAAAGCTAAGAAAGAATTAAATGAAGACCCAAAGACTCGTTTGCttgaaataaaagctttgaGAGAACGTGTTGAAAAGGTTCCAG GTTTAAGGAGTCGCACAGAAGATACATTTCTTCTACGATTCCTTCGTGCCAGAAAGTTTGACCAGGAAAATGCTTATAAACAGTTAATACAGTACTAtcagacaagaaaagagaatcCTGATGTTTTTGAAAACTTGACACCAAAGAGAGTCCAATTTCTCTTGGAAGCAGGAGTGGACACAGTTTTGCAAAATCGTGCCCCTGATGGTTCTCGTGTTATTGTGTTCAGACCAG GAAAGTGGGACCCTGACAAGTGTGATATGGCCACTGTGATTGGTAGCAACCACCTCACCTTGTCAAAACTGATTGAG GAAGAGGAGACACAGGTGTGTGGAGTAACAATGTTGATAGACCTGAAGGAGGTTGGGTGGCACCAGGCAAAACACATCTCCCCCTTTACTGCCAAAAAATTTACAACCATCATTCAG GAAGCTTTTCCAGTACGCTTTAAGGGATTGCATTACCTGAATGAACCaacattctttgatgttgtaTTTGCCATAGTAAAGCAGTTCATGAAAGAGAAAATTCTCAGACGT ATCCATATACATGGTGACAAGATGGAATCATTGCACCAGTTTCTACCAGCAGATATTCTTCCTGTGGATTATGGAGGCAAGCTGCCACCTTTAAGTTCTAAG CAATGGATGGAAAAACTAGTTTCTTGTGAGGCTCACTTTGCTGATGAGAATAAGTTTGGGTTTCTGGACATGACCATTCCTGCTAATCCAAAAACTGGACAAGATGCCACAGAGTCTTTGGGTGGAACTTTTCGCAGACTCAATGTCGACTAA